One Haloarchaeobius amylolyticus DNA window includes the following coding sequences:
- a CDS encoding nucleotidyltransferase domain-containing protein — protein MAIDSGTLESWAQYDSGPIDSAKRTHNRIQNELQASDTLADANFETYLQGSYANYTIVRASSDVDIVVQLKDVYYVDLSGLTSDERDKWRRHSGDPDYSWQAFRTDVADFLESRFGSPAVDPVGKAIEVDTSKLPLNADVLVCADHRDYYNYPNGYHSGIAFFDLTNTKIVNYPKQHISKGSTKQSSTNDRFKETVRIFKRARNYLVDNNALNKENVPSYFIENLLYNVPDGRYTYDKQDRVKKILRYLNTTDYSDWTCQNGITDMFGSGTAEWNTRYADQYVNAMVKLCDNW, from the coding sequence ATGGCGATAGACTCAGGGACATTGGAATCGTGGGCGCAGTACGATAGCGGCCCTATTGATTCCGCAAAGCGCACCCACAACCGAATCCAGAACGAGCTGCAGGCCAGCGACACGCTCGCCGACGCGAATTTCGAGACGTATCTGCAGGGGTCGTACGCGAACTACACCATCGTCCGGGCGAGCAGCGATGTCGACATTGTGGTCCAGCTCAAAGATGTGTACTACGTCGACCTCTCCGGTCTCACGTCAGATGAACGGGACAAATGGCGGCGGCACTCCGGCGACCCGGATTACAGCTGGCAAGCGTTCCGAACCGATGTCGCCGACTTTCTGGAGTCTCGCTTCGGATCCCCGGCTGTCGACCCGGTCGGGAAAGCCATCGAGGTCGATACAAGCAAACTACCGCTCAACGCCGACGTGCTCGTCTGTGCGGATCACCGAGACTACTACAACTACCCGAACGGCTACCACTCGGGTATCGCGTTCTTCGACCTCACCAACACAAAAATAGTCAATTATCCGAAACAGCACATCAGTAAGGGGAGCACCAAGCAGTCGAGCACGAACGACCGGTTCAAGGAGACCGTCCGCATCTTCAAACGAGCACGGAACTATCTCGTTGACAACAATGCGCTAAATAAGGAGAACGTACCGTCGTACTTCATCGAGAACCTGCTTTACAACGTCCCGGACGGTCGATATACTTACGACAAGCAGGACCGCGTCAAGAAAATCCTTCGCTATCTCAATACGACAGACTACAGCGATTGGACGTGCCAAAACGGCATCACCGACATGTTTGGGTCGGGAACCGCTGAGTGGAACACGCGGTACGCGGACCAGTACGTCAACGCGATGGTCAAACTCTGCGACAACTGGTAA